CAGCCTCGGTGGCCACCGCCATGGAGCAGATGCGCAATACCGTGTTCGAGGTGGCCCGCAACGCATCGGCCACATCCGATGCCGCACAGGGCGCCCGGGATGATGCCTCGGCGGGCGCGGCGCTGGTGCAGCGTGCCGTGGAGGGCATCAATGCCGTGGCCGAGTCGGCCGAACGGCTGGCGTCGGAACTGAATCAGCTGGACGGGCAGGCTGGCGAGATCGGCCGCATCATCGGGGTCATCAACGACATCGCCGACCAGACCAACCTTCTGGCGTTGAATGCCGCCATCGAGGCGGCCCGCGCCGGTGACGCCGGGCGCGGTTTTGCCGTGGTGGCCGACGAGGTGCGCAAGCTGGCCGAAAAGACCATGTCCGCCACCAAGGAAGTGGAGCAGGCCGTGCACACCATCCAGCAACGTTCGCACGACGCCATGCAGTCCATGCAGGTGACCGGCGGACAGGTGACGGAAAGCACGCGCCTTTCCAATGAGGCGGGCCAGGCCATCAGCCGCATTACCGTGCGCATACAGGACATGGTGGAGCGGGTGGCCCAGATCGCCACGGCGGCAGAGCAGCAGTCCGCATCGGCAGAGGAGGTTAGCGGCGCGGTGGAGGCCATCGCCACCGTGGCTGGTGAATCGGAAACGGGGGCGGTGCAGGCTTCGGCGGCAACGCGGGACCTGGCCGGACTTTCGCAGGAACTGCTGACCCTGGCCGTGCGCTTCAGCGAGGCCAAGGTGGATGCCACCAAGCTGTGGAAGTCGCAGGGGCAGATGCGCGGGGTGCTGCCCAAGCTGATGCAGGAATTCGCCGTGGGCAACTACGGACGCGATGTGGTGACCAAGATGCTGGAGGCCATGGGCAATCCGGTGTTTCTGGCCACCGCCAACTATCCGGACCAGGTGCTGAAGCAGATGGCCCATGAGCTTTCGCGCATCTCGGGCGATTCGACCAAGGAAGTGTTCCGCAAGCTGGGGCGTTACACCATGGACGGTTTCTACCGGATGTACCGCCGCTACTTCAAGACCAACGATTTGAAGGAACTGTACCTGGGCATGGATGCACTGCACAAGCAGCTCACCAAGGACTACCCCGGCATCAATCCACCAGCGTTCACGTATGAGGATAGGGGTAACACTCTCGTGATGACCTATCGCTCTTCCCGTGCGCTGTTCGAATACTTCGAGGGGATCATTCTTGGTGCTGCCGATTTCATGAAGCGCAAGGTGGACGTCAAGCTGACGCCCCAGGGTGAGCATGTGGCACGGGCGGAAATCCGCTTTCTGGACTGACCGTGCAATGTCCATTTGCGGAAACGGGGCGTTTCCTTGCGGGGGCGCCCCTATTTTATACTTTAAACACGATGGGTGGTGCGGTATCGTAAGTTTGCCGATGCTCTTGCCGGTGTGCGCGGACAGGGCGTCTGGCACCCGGCGCGGGGCACGGCGGAATTCGACCGTCTGGGGGCGGCGGGGTGGCCGAGCCGGACACGGCGGCGCACGGACAGGCCGTATGGCTGGGCATGACCAGGCACTGTGGCGCGGCAAGCATGATGCCGCCGCAGCGTAGCATGGCGGTGATGCAGAACCACTGGAGACGGGACGCAGATGCAGGAATACACGGCGCTGGCGCGCGAAATGCGGGAGCGGCTTGGGCGTGTCGGCAGCGGGCTTGCCCTGCTGGTGCAGCGGCGCGAAGAGGACTTTCTCGCCCTTGGCACAGAATTGCAGGACGTGGCCATGCGGGTGCAGGACATCGCCGCGGACAGCCAGAAGCTGAACCACATCGCCTCTGGCGACACAGTGCGCCACATTCTGGAAGAGCTGGTGGCGGAACTGGATGCCATGCAGACCCTCTGCCATGTGGACGATGATGCAGCGGACCTCGCCATGCTGGCTCGCGCCCGCGAGTTGGTAAACGAACTTTCCAAATCCATTCGCGACTATGCCCGCGTGGTGCGCACGCTGCAAATGCTGGGCATTTCCACGCGCATTGAAAGTGCACGCCTTGGCTCCGACGGGCGCGGCTTCAGCACCCTTGCCGACGATGTGGAAAAGCTGGGCTACAAGATCGTCGAATATTCCGACCGCATCATGCAACAGGCGAAGACGCTGGACGCCCTGGCCGAAAAGGCGGAGGCCAGCACCCGCGAGATGCACGAGATGCAGCGTGAATGCACCTATTCCGTGTTCGGCTCCATCCGTGACAACATGGACACCCTGCACAATGTGTCCGAAGACAGCCGCAAGGCTTCGGAAGACGTGCGCGGCCACACGGCGGACATCTCCGCGTCAATGGGCCGCATCATCGGTTCGCTGCAATTTCACGACATCGTCCGCCAGCAGGTGGAACACGTGGAGGAAGCCCTGGCCGACGCTCGCGCCGGGCTGGATGTTTCCCCCGGCGGCTCACCCGCCAATTCCCCTGAGGACTCCGTTGCCGATGAAGCCCTGGCCGTGGAACTGGCCGTGGCAGCAGACATCTGCGCCCTGCAACAGGCCCAGTTGGAAAACGCCAAGGGCAGTTTTTCCGATGCCGTTTCCATCTTGCGGCGTGAACTGACGGCCATTGCCGCCAGCGTGCGTGGCGTTGGGCAGCGCACCGGCGGTTTTTCGGACGAATCGTGCCTGGGCGAAGGCTGCGGCGGCACTGCCGTGCTCGACCACATGGAGCTCAGTGTGACGGAGATAGCCACGCGCATGCTCTCGCTGGCCGAGCAGGGCGAGCGCATGGGCCACGTCATGGTCGAGGTTGCCGAAATGGTTGCGCAGATGAGCGTTTTCCTTGAAGACATAGAAGACGTTGGTGACGAGATAGAGCTCATTGCGCTCAATGCCAGCATCCGAGCCGCCCATACCGGCGAAAAGGGCAAGGCCCTGGGGGTGCTGGCCTCGTCCATCCAGCGGCTGTCGCAGGACGCGGGTGAAAGTACCACGGCCCTGTCCACCCTCCTGCGCGAGGTGGACGGCGTGGCCGGGCAGCTCAAGACCTACGCCACCGCCTATCTCGATTCCTCGCGGGTGTCCGAGATTTCCGGCGAGCTGGAAGGGCTTACCCACGGCCTGCGCGAGGTGAACGGCGAGGCCGCCCGCCTGTTCGCCAGGGTGGGCCAGGCCTGCGCGGATCTGGCCGCCCGGGTGGACCACGCGGTAAAGGGGCTGGACTTCGACGCGCAGGTGGTGGCCGGGCTTTCCGGTGCCGCCGGCGACGTGGGCGAGATGGCGGACTCGCTGCGGGAACGGTTGCCCGCTTCCGCGCGGGCGGCGGCCTCGCATCGGCTTGCCGCCATGCGTGACCGTTATACCATGGAGCAGGAGCGGGTGCTGCATGGCCGCGTGCTGGGCGGTACCCGTGCGGCCGATGCCACACCCGCAAACGGGAGCGGGGACGGCTACGGCGACAACGTGGAACTTTTCTGAATATGCGGCGTCGCGGCACCCTCCGCGATGCCCGCCGGGCAGCCCGACATGCCTGACCGGCCTTGCAGGCCGGAACCGGCCAGGGGACGCCGCCGTCTGGGCGTCCGGCGCTGAACCGCCAACTCCGAACATTCGAGCACGAGGGATTTCATGAGCAAGCTCATCATGACGGTGGACGATTCGGCGAGCATCCGGCAGATGGTCGGCTTCACCCTGCGCAACGCCGGGTACGAAGTCATCGAGGCCAAGGACGGCAAGGATGCGGTAAGCAAGCTCTCCGGCCCCATCAAGATGGTGATCACCGACCTGAACATGCCCAACATGGACGGCATAGAACTGATCAGGCAGATTCGCGCGACCCCTGCGTACAAGTTCATTCCCGTCGTCATGCTGACCACCGAATCGCAGGCCACGCGCAAGCAGGAAGGCAAGGCCGCCGGGGCCACGGGGTGGATCGTCAAGCCGTTTCAGCCGGAGCAGTTGCTGGCCGTTGTCAAGAAGGTGCTCGGCTAGACCCGGCCTGGCCAGATCATGCCCGGTTCACGCGGGCACACGTTCACCGGATTACCGGGTCGGATACGGGATCGGCAGCGGGGGGTACCCGTGGCCCGAACCTGCCCAGCCCCACGGGCCCGACAATCCGTCCGGGCCTGACAACCAGTTCAGACAGGCCATGCCGCCCGTTCATCCTGACCATCCCGTTCACCCCGATCATCCCGATCGCCAGGGCAGGCCGGACTCTCGGAGCCGGTGAACCCCTGGGATTCGGCGGAAACGGCGAAATCGGCGGATTCAGCAGGCCCGGCATGGCCGGTCGGGCCGGACAAGGAAGTGCCGCATGCAATCGCAGGAAGACGCAAACAGGGCAGCCTTCATCGAAGAGGCGCAGGACCTGCTGGCGGAGCTGGAAACGGCCCTGCTGGAACTGGAGGCGCAGCCCGATGACCGCGACCTGGTGGCGCGTGTGTTCCGGGCCATGCATACCATCAAGGGTTCCGGGGCCATGTTCGGCTTTGACGACATCGCCCATTTCACCCACGACGTGGAAACGGTGTTCGACAGGGTACGCAACGGTGAAGTGCCCGTCACCCGCCAGTTGCTGGACCTGACCCTGGCCTCGCGCGACCATATCGCCCAACTGCTGCACTGCGCGGTCAGCGGCGATGCCCCGGATCTGTCGCACGCCGCCGCCATCACCGCGTCGCTGCGGGCACTGGTGCCCGCAACCGCCACTTCGGCCGATGCCCCGGCGCACGCCGCCGACGGGGAATGCCCGGCCGAGCCCGAACAGCCGTGTCCCCCCTGCGCCCGCACCTGGCGGGTGCGCTTTCGCCCCGCGCCGTCCATTCTCTTCAGCGGTGCGAACCCCCTGTCCCTGCTGGACGAGTTGCGCGACCTTGGCGGAGCACAGGTGTTCCCGCACTTCAGCGATGTGCCCGGCCTCGACGAGTTGCAGCCCGAGCTGTGCCACATGTGGTGGGACGTGCTGCTTTCCAGCGAATCGGACGAGGCCGCCATCCGCGACGTGTTCCTGTTCGTCGAGGACGACGCGGACATCGACATCCGCATGGTGGACGACGCGCGCATCGTGGACGACGCAGCCTACAAGCGGCTGGGCGAAATCCTGCTCGAGCGCGGCGACGTCAGTGCCGACGATCTGCATCGCGTGCTGGACGAGCAGCGCCCTCTGGGCAAGCTGCTGACCGACGCGGGCGTGGTGCCCCCGGAACGGGTAGAGGCCGCGCTGGCCGAGCAGCAGGCCATGCGGGCCATGCGCCAGTCGCGCGACAAGGAATCGGCCGCGCGCGACGATTCCGGGGCCAGCATTCGGGTTGCGGCGTCCAAGCTGGACTTTCTGGTGGACCTGGTGGGCGAACTGGTCATCGTGCAGGCCCAGCTTTCGCAAGCGGCGCATCTGCGCAGCGACCCCGCCCTGCTGGGACTGGTGGAGGAACTGGAACGACTGAGCGACGAACTGCGCGACACCACCCTTGGCATCCGCATGCTGCCCATCGGCACCACCTTCAGCAAGTTCCGGCGACTGGTGCGCGACCTTTCGGGGGAACTGGGCAAGGACGTGGAACTGGTGACCCTGGGCGGCGAGACGGAACTGGACAAGACCGTCATCGAGCGTCTGGGCGACCCGCTGGTGCACTGCCTGCGCAACAGCCTTGACCACGGGGTGGAGCCGCCCGATGTGCGTGCCGCCGCAGGCAAGCCGCGCACCGGCACGGTAACCCTTTCGGCGGCCCATGCCGGGGGCGAGGTGCTGATCACCATCGCCGACGACGGCGCGGGCATCGACCCGGTGCGGGTGCTGGAAATCGCCCGCAAGCGCGGCGTCATCGCCCCTGACGTGGAACTGCCCGCGCGCGAGGCCATCGAACTCATCTTCGCGGCCGGTTTTTCCACGGCGGAGAAGGTTACCAGCGTTTCCGGCCGGGGCGTGGGCATGGACGTGGTGAAACGCTCCATCGAGGCACTGCGCGGTCGCATAGAACTGGACAGCACGGTGGGGAAGGGCACCACCCTGACCATCCGCCTGCCGCTGACCCTGGCCATCATCGACGGACTGCAAGTGCTGGTGGGCGGCGAATCGTACGTCATCCCGCTGAACCACGTGGAGGAATGCGTGGAACACGCCACGCCCAGCGCTCACGGTTCCGCAGAGGGCAGGCAGCGCATCATCAACCTGCGCGGCGAGATCGTGCCGTACATCCGCCTGCGCGAGCTGTTTGCCTCATCCGGCCCCGCGCCCGCCATCGAACAGGTGGTGGTGGTCGATGCGCAGGGCAGCCGTTTCGGCCTGGTGGTGGACTGCGTGGTGGGCGAGCACCAGACGGTCATCAAGAGCCTGGGCCGCATCTACAAGGACGTGCTGGGCATTTCCGGCGCCACCATCAAGGGTGACGGCAGCATGGCCCTGATCCTGGACGTGCCGGGTCTGGTGCAGCTTGCGGCGGACCAGCCTCCGCGCGGGCAGCGCATGTCGGTGGCCGCGCACGGGGGAGGTGCATGAGTTCCAACCACAGTGACGGCCCGGCCCTGCCAGCTGGCTGTGCCCGCCCGGGCCCCATGTCGCAGAAGCTGTTCGACCGCATGAGCCGCTTCGTCTACGAGCAGGTGGGCATCAAGCTGCCCGGCTCCAAGCGGGTGATGCTGGAGGCGCGCCTGCAAAAACGGCTGCGCGTGCTGGGCATGGCCAGCTACGACCAGTACGTGGACTATCTGTTCACGGAAAAGGGCTTTGACGAGGAATTGCGCAACTTCATCGACGTGGTGACCACCAACACCACGGAATTCTTCCGCGAACCGCGTCATTTCGACTATCTGACCTCCACGTTGCTGCCCGGCTGGACGACCGAGGCGGCGCGCCTGCGTTCCCAGCGCACCCTGCGGGTATGGAGCGCGGGCTGTTCCATCGGCATGGAACCCTACACCCTGGCCATGGTGCTGCGTGACTACCAGGAACGCACCCCCGGTTTCAACTTTTCCATTCTGGCCACGGACATTTCGTCGCGGGCGCTGCAACAGGCCGTGCGCGCCGTGTACGAAGAGGAGCGGGTGCACAACGTGCCGGACCCGTTCCGCAAGCGCTACCTGCTGCGCAGCCGCGACCGTTCGCGCCGCCTGGTGCGCATCGGGCCGGAGCTGCGTTCCGCCGTGCGCTTCGAGCGGCTGAACTTCATGGACCCCTTCGGCTTTACGGAACCCATGGACATCATTTTCTGCCGCAACGTGATCATCTACTTCGACAAGCCCACGCAGGAAGGGCTGTTCGGTCGGTTCTGCCAATGCCTGCGCCCCGGTGGGCACCTGTTCATCGGCCACTCCGAAAGCCTTACCGGCATGGCGCTGCCCCTTGAACAGGTGGCGCCCACCGTCTACCGGAGGACGCGATGACCGCCCGCCGCATCAAGGTACTGGTGGTTGACGATTCGGCCCTGGTCCGCCAGACCCTGGCCGACATCGTTTCCGGCGACGAGGAACTGGAACTCATCGGCACCGCCTCCGACCCCTTCGTGGCGGCCAAGCGCATGGAGGCCATGGCGCCCGACGTGATCCTGCTGGACGTGGAGATGCCGCGCATGGACGGCATCACCTTCCTGCGCAAGATCATGACCCAGCATCCCATTCCGGTGGTGATCTGCTCGTCGGTGACGGAGCAGGGGGCCGAGGCCACCTTCAAGGCCATGGAATACGGCGCGGTGGAGGTCATCCAGAAGCCGCGCATGGGCACCAAGCGGTTTCTGGAAGAATCCAGCATCCGTATCTGCGATGCATTGAAGGCCGCCGCCCGCGCCAGGCTGCGCAAGCTTGGCCCGCTGTCTGCCGGGGTGCCGCCCAAGCTTTCCGCCGATGCGGTACTGCCCGCAGCCACCCCGCTGACCACCACGGTGCAGCAGACAGAAAAGATGGTGGTCATCGGTGCTTCCACCGGCGGCACGGAAGCCCTGCGCGTGGTGCTGGAAGCACTGCCCGCCGACTGTCCACCCATCGCCATCGTGCAGCACATGCCGGAACACTTCACCACAGCCTTCGCCAGCCGACTCAACGCCATCTGCCGGGTGACCGTGAAGGAGGCCCAGGACAACGACGTCATGCGGCGCGGCCAGGTGCTCATAGCGCCGGGCAACCTGCACATGCTGCTCAAGCGCAACGGGTCGCGCTACTATGTCGAGGTGCGCGAAGGCCCGCTGGTGCGCAGGCACCGCCCCTCCGTGGACGTGCTGTTCCGTTCCGCCGCGCGCTACGCCGGGCGCAATGCCGTGGCCGCCATCATGACCGGCATGGGTGACGACGGCGCGGCGGGCATGAAGGAACTGTTCGACGTGGGCGCGCACACCATAGCCCAGGACGAGGCCAGTTGCGTGGTCTTCGGCATGCCGCAGGAGGCCATCAAACTGGGCGGCGTGCGCAAGGTGGTTTCCCTTGAGGAAATCGCCCCGGCCATCCTCCGGGCCTGCTGAGCCCGGTGACGCAGGTCGAAGCCAGCCGAACTGCCAACGTCGCCACCGTCAACAGGCATACCGTCAACGGGCGCACGGTCAACAGGCGCACGGTCAACGGGCGCAACGCTTGTGGGGTAGCCCTGGGGCCATTGTCCCGGGGCTATCATCACGTTCCCTGCAACGACAACGCATACGGTTCAAGGAGCATCGACCATGACAGATACCGGCACGCCGGAACCGAGAGGCGCCATTCTCCAGCGCGACAAGCAGACCTACGCCATCGTGCCCCGCACTCCCTGCGGCATGCTGTCGCCCGACATCCTGGACGCCATTTCCCGCGTGGCGCGCAAGTACGCCATCCCCATCATCAAGATCACCTCCGGCCAGCGCCTTGCCCTGGTGGGCATGACGGCGGAGCAGGTGGAACCCATCTGGGAAGACCTGCGCATGGACGTGGGCCGCGCCGTGGAACTGTGCGTGCACTACGTGCAGGCCTGCCCCGGCACGGCGGTCTGTAAGCTCGGGCTTCAGGATTCGCTGGGGCTCGGCATCGAAATCGAGCAAACGCTGGCGGAACAGCCCTTCCCGGCCAAGGTCAAGTTCGGCGTGTCCGGCTGCCCCATGTGCTGCGGCGAAAGCTACCTGCGCGACGTGGGGCTTGTGGGCACCAAGCGTGGCTGGACGGTGATCGTGGGCGGCAACTCCGGCGGGCATCCGCGCATTGGCGACGTGCTGGCGGAAGACCTGACCC
Above is a window of Nitratidesulfovibrio sp. DNA encoding:
- a CDS encoding methyl-accepting chemotaxis protein: METPRPLLPYRFVAFGTVLSLLAAGLALPGGLTWAIIALCCGLALTAGAVAIELRADASEHERLRADLAAQGPVRVRDDLRARGMAPHPALEAAARLEADTTQLHTAFDVMTAPVLLLDTSGRIARASKGVVTLAGLPMERMIGRTPAEALAGGGGGNGTTKGALDFMPVLPTMSMHRDVELVTPSGMSLSLQVLSEALVDADGDLTGAVVALFDHSDSRRECSALELRQQELLVTGADINGLAQRVASASEELSASSDEQARGAVRQKEQSASVATAMEQMRNTVFEVARNASATSDAAQGARDDASAGAALVQRAVEGINAVAESAERLASELNQLDGQAGEIGRIIGVINDIADQTNLLALNAAIEAARAGDAGRGFAVVADEVRKLAEKTMSATKEVEQAVHTIQQRSHDAMQSMQVTGGQVTESTRLSNEAGQAISRITVRIQDMVERVAQIATAAEQQSASAEEVSGAVEAIATVAGESETGAVQASAATRDLAGLSQELLTLAVRFSEAKVDATKLWKSQGQMRGVLPKLMQEFAVGNYGRDVVTKMLEAMGNPVFLATANYPDQVLKQMAHELSRISGDSTKEVFRKLGRYTMDGFYRMYRRYFKTNDLKELYLGMDALHKQLTKDYPGINPPAFTYEDRGNTLVMTYRSSRALFEYFEGIILGAADFMKRKVDVKLTPQGEHVARAEIRFLD
- a CDS encoding methyl-accepting chemotaxis protein, translating into MQEYTALAREMRERLGRVGSGLALLVQRREEDFLALGTELQDVAMRVQDIAADSQKLNHIASGDTVRHILEELVAELDAMQTLCHVDDDAADLAMLARARELVNELSKSIRDYARVVRTLQMLGISTRIESARLGSDGRGFSTLADDVEKLGYKIVEYSDRIMQQAKTLDALAEKAEASTREMHEMQRECTYSVFGSIRDNMDTLHNVSEDSRKASEDVRGHTADISASMGRIIGSLQFHDIVRQQVEHVEEALADARAGLDVSPGGSPANSPEDSVADEALAVELAVAADICALQQAQLENAKGSFSDAVSILRRELTAIAASVRGVGQRTGGFSDESCLGEGCGGTAVLDHMELSVTEIATRMLSLAEQGERMGHVMVEVAEMVAQMSVFLEDIEDVGDEIELIALNASIRAAHTGEKGKALGVLASSIQRLSQDAGESTTALSTLLREVDGVAGQLKTYATAYLDSSRVSEISGELEGLTHGLREVNGEAARLFARVGQACADLAARVDHAVKGLDFDAQVVAGLSGAAGDVGEMADSLRERLPASARAAASHRLAAMRDRYTMEQERVLHGRVLGGTRAADATPANGSGDGYGDNVELF
- a CDS encoding response regulator, whose translation is MSKLIMTVDDSASIRQMVGFTLRNAGYEVIEAKDGKDAVSKLSGPIKMVITDLNMPNMDGIELIRQIRATPAYKFIPVVMLTTESQATRKQEGKAAGATGWIVKPFQPEQLLAVVKKVLG
- a CDS encoding chemotaxis protein CheA; the protein is MQSQEDANRAAFIEEAQDLLAELETALLELEAQPDDRDLVARVFRAMHTIKGSGAMFGFDDIAHFTHDVETVFDRVRNGEVPVTRQLLDLTLASRDHIAQLLHCAVSGDAPDLSHAAAITASLRALVPATATSADAPAHAADGECPAEPEQPCPPCARTWRVRFRPAPSILFSGANPLSLLDELRDLGGAQVFPHFSDVPGLDELQPELCHMWWDVLLSSESDEAAIRDVFLFVEDDADIDIRMVDDARIVDDAAYKRLGEILLERGDVSADDLHRVLDEQRPLGKLLTDAGVVPPERVEAALAEQQAMRAMRQSRDKESAARDDSGASIRVAASKLDFLVDLVGELVIVQAQLSQAAHLRSDPALLGLVEELERLSDELRDTTLGIRMLPIGTTFSKFRRLVRDLSGELGKDVELVTLGGETELDKTVIERLGDPLVHCLRNSLDHGVEPPDVRAAAGKPRTGTVTLSAAHAGGEVLITIADDGAGIDPVRVLEIARKRGVIAPDVELPAREAIELIFAAGFSTAEKVTSVSGRGVGMDVVKRSIEALRGRIELDSTVGKGTTLTIRLPLTLAIIDGLQVLVGGESYVIPLNHVEECVEHATPSAHGSAEGRQRIINLRGEIVPYIRLRELFASSGPAPAIEQVVVVDAQGSRFGLVVDCVVGEHQTVIKSLGRIYKDVLGISGATIKGDGSMALILDVPGLVQLAADQPPRGQRMSVAAHGGGA
- a CDS encoding CheR family methyltransferase → MSSNHSDGPALPAGCARPGPMSQKLFDRMSRFVYEQVGIKLPGSKRVMLEARLQKRLRVLGMASYDQYVDYLFTEKGFDEELRNFIDVVTTNTTEFFREPRHFDYLTSTLLPGWTTEAARLRSQRTLRVWSAGCSIGMEPYTLAMVLRDYQERTPGFNFSILATDISSRALQQAVRAVYEEERVHNVPDPFRKRYLLRSRDRSRRLVRIGPELRSAVRFERLNFMDPFGFTEPMDIIFCRNVIIYFDKPTQEGLFGRFCQCLRPGGHLFIGHSESLTGMALPLEQVAPTVYRRTR
- a CDS encoding chemotaxis response regulator protein-glutamate methylesterase translates to MTARRIKVLVVDDSALVRQTLADIVSGDEELELIGTASDPFVAAKRMEAMAPDVILLDVEMPRMDGITFLRKIMTQHPIPVVICSSVTEQGAEATFKAMEYGAVEVIQKPRMGTKRFLEESSIRICDALKAAARARLRKLGPLSAGVPPKLSADAVLPAATPLTTTVQQTEKMVVIGASTGGTEALRVVLEALPADCPPIAIVQHMPEHFTTAFASRLNAICRVTVKEAQDNDVMRRGQVLIAPGNLHMLLKRNGSRYYVEVREGPLVRRHRPSVDVLFRSAARYAGRNAVAAIMTGMGDDGAAGMKELFDVGAHTIAQDEASCVVFGMPQEAIKLGGVRKVVSLEEIAPAILRAC
- a CDS encoding NAD(P)/FAD-dependent oxidoreductase, encoding MTDTGTPEPRGAILQRDKQTYAIVPRTPCGMLSPDILDAISRVARKYAIPIIKITSGQRLALVGMTAEQVEPIWEDLRMDVGRAVELCVHYVQACPGTAVCKLGLQDSLGLGIEIEQTLAEQPFPAKVKFGVSGCPMCCGESYLRDVGLVGTKRGWTVIVGGNSGGHPRIGDVLAEDLTREAALDLVQRFMAMYRENSGKRLRVSKYVDKTGIEAIRAALLPAVG